In Scylla paramamosain isolate STU-SP2022 chromosome 19, ASM3559412v1, whole genome shotgun sequence, a single genomic region encodes these proteins:
- the LOC135109878 gene encoding cylicin-2-like, which yields MRLLLLLAAVVGLALAEEPLEHPVAGEDGMAEVEVEVDDDGRFDAARLLRDLFNNEDDEAALATMDGDAEAEGRSKDETGAGQEDLSRYNNFVDTMFRRMNSQARTRNDPMSISLNSKKKPSGKTGKKGNKNKGKTGGDKKGKGKKGAKKGPKGDKKGDKTKRKNTRHPKDLSVDVAVGVEEEEEEEQVATMPEAGHVEARQKREVEEEQEQEQVDEADSAREARDMDLAEAAKETVETSRKNRPAGSPKAKKGPKKGKGKGKSKGKKGNKKNSKKQKKTKGGKRRTKKSIPKVRTSRANVVGIATLRRVGDVKVINRKDAKEIRSQFALGPVGLSVERKFGYGRDAVSRTARATSPELRGKMSILVSADGRARVSNFHIAKPSIVRVEGSLHKEVKTGADNNFMENSLNRITPFASKRLMASARSILATTTNRTS from the exons ATGCGTCTGTTACTGTTGTTGGCCGCTGTGGTGGGGCTGGCGCTGGCGGAGGAGCCCCTGGAACATCCGGTAGCAGGGGAAGATGGCATGGCGGAGGTAGAAGTtgaggttgatgatgatggaaggttCGATGCGGCCAGACTGCTGCGGGATCTTTtca atAATGAAGACGATGAAGCAGCACTGGCAACTA tGGACGGCGATGCAGAAGCAGAAGgcc GAAGCAAGGACGAGAcaggggcggggcaggaggacCTCTCTCGCTACAACAACTTTGTCGACACGATGTTCAGGCGCATGAACTCTCAAGCGCGCACACGCAACGACCCCATGAGCATCAGCCTCAACAGCAAGAAGAAGCCAAGCGGGAAGACTGGCAAGAAggggaacaagaacaagggcAAGACTGGCGGTGACAAGAAGGGCaaggg GAAGAAGGGAGCAAAGAAGGGACCAAAGGGAGACAAGAAGGGAGAcaagacgaaaaggaagaacaccCGCCACCCTAAGGACCTGAGTGTGGATGTGGCTGtcggggtggaagaggaggaggaggaggaacaagtggCGACAATGCCGGAGGCCGGGCATGTGGAGGCAAGGCagaagagagaggtggaggaggaacaagaacaggagCAAGTAGATGAG GCTGACTCTGCACGTGAGGCGCGAGACATGGACCTTGCCGAGGCAGCAAAGGAAACTGTGGAGACCTCGCGTAAGAACAGACCCGCTGGCAGCCCCAAAGCCAAGAAGGGCCCGAAGAAGGGCAAGGGCAAGGGCAAGAGCAAGGGCAAGAAGGGcaacaagaagaacagcaagaaacaaaagaagaccaaGGGTGGAAAGAGGAGGACCAAGAAGTCCATCcctaaa GTCCGCACGAGCCGCGCTAACGTGGTGGGCATCGCTACCCTGCGCCGCGTGGGAGACGTCAAGGTGATCAACAGGAAGGACGCTAAGGAAATAAGGTCTCAGTTTGCCCTAGGACCAGTTGGCCTCTCCGTGGAAAGgaag TTCGGATACGGCAGGGATGCAGTGAGCAGGACAGCACGAGCTACTTCCCCTGAGCTGAGAGGCAAAATGAGCATCCTGGTATCAGCTGACGGCAGGGCTAGAGTATCTAACTTCCACATTGCCAAGCCAAGTATTGTGCGG GTGGAGGGTTCGCTGCACAAGGAGGTGAAGACTGGCGCTGACAACAACTTCATGGAGAACTCTCTGAACCGCATCACGCCCTTCGCCAGCAAGAGGCTCATGGCTTCAGCGAGGTCCAtccttgccaccaccaccaacaggacCTCTTAA